One segment of Niveibacterium microcysteis DNA contains the following:
- a CDS encoding phosphate-starvation-inducible protein PsiE — MTPVGSPLHRARAAFKYGLEWVEFFGLAVVGVATSIAMGEEVVAMWRNSRVTLTDLLLMFLYLEVLTMIAQYFKSGQLPVRFPLYIGMVALARYLILDLKELTEWRMLAISGAILLLAIGVLVIRYGHVRFPYNEDRDTPAKKPYVRE, encoded by the coding sequence ATGACACCAGTAGGTTCTCCGCTGCACCGCGCCCGCGCGGCATTCAAGTACGGCCTCGAGTGGGTCGAGTTCTTCGGCCTCGCGGTGGTCGGCGTCGCGACATCGATCGCGATGGGTGAAGAAGTCGTCGCAATGTGGCGCAACAGCCGCGTCACACTGACCGATCTGCTGTTGATGTTCCTCTACCTCGAAGTGCTGACGATGATCGCGCAGTACTTCAAGAGCGGGCAGCTGCCGGTGCGCTTTCCGCTCTACATCGGCATGGTGGCCCTCGCCCGCTACCTGATCCTCGACCTCAAGGAGCTCACCGAATGGCGCATGCTGGCCATCTCGGGCGCGATCCTGCTGCTTGCGATCGGCGTGCTGGTGATCCGCTATGGCCATGTGCGCTTCCCGTACAACGAAGACCGCGACACCCCGGCCAAGAAACCCTATGTAAGGGAATGA
- the fba gene encoding class II fructose-bisphosphate aldolase (catalyzes the reversible aldol condensation of dihydroxyacetonephosphate and glyceraldehyde 3-phosphate in the Calvin cycle, glycolysis, and/or gluconeogenesis) has protein sequence MPLVSMRQLLDHAAEHDYGLPAFNVNNLEQVQAIMEAAQETGSPVIMQGSAGARKYAGEAYLRHLILAALETHPDIPVVMHQDHGASPAVCIQAIRSGFSSVMMDGSLLEDAKTPSSFDYNVATTRKVVELAHAVGVSVEGELGCLGSLETGHGEAEDGHGAEGALSHDQLLTDPNEAAEFVRATGVDALAIAIGTSHGAYKFTRPPTGAVLRIDRIKEIHARIPNTHLVMHGSSSVPQDWLAIINEFGGDMGSTYGVPVEEIVEGIRHGVRKVNIDTDLRMASTGAIRRHLAKDGKNFDPRKYLLEAKNAMKAICKARFEAFGSAGQAQKIRALSLDSMAARYKSGELAQKIA, from the coding sequence ATGCCTCTCGTCTCGATGCGCCAGCTGCTGGATCACGCAGCGGAACACGACTACGGCCTGCCCGCCTTCAACGTCAACAACCTGGAACAGGTCCAGGCCATCATGGAGGCCGCGCAGGAAACCGGCAGCCCGGTGATCATGCAGGGCTCCGCAGGCGCGCGTAAGTACGCGGGTGAAGCCTACCTGCGCCACCTGATCCTCGCCGCGCTCGAAACCCACCCCGATATTCCGGTCGTGATGCACCAGGACCATGGCGCGAGCCCGGCGGTGTGCATCCAGGCGATCCGCTCGGGCTTCTCCAGCGTGATGATGGACGGCTCGCTGCTGGAAGACGCCAAGACGCCGTCGAGCTTCGATTACAACGTCGCGACCACGCGCAAGGTAGTTGAACTCGCGCACGCTGTGGGCGTGTCGGTCGAAGGCGAACTCGGCTGCCTCGGCTCGCTCGAAACCGGCCACGGCGAAGCGGAAGACGGCCACGGCGCCGAAGGTGCGCTGTCACACGATCAGTTGCTGACCGATCCGAACGAAGCCGCCGAGTTCGTCCGCGCAACCGGCGTCGACGCGCTGGCGATCGCGATCGGCACCTCGCACGGGGCCTACAAGTTCACCCGCCCGCCCACTGGCGCCGTGCTGCGCATCGACCGCATCAAGGAAATCCACGCCCGCATCCCCAACACCCATCTGGTGATGCACGGCTCGTCATCGGTGCCGCAGGACTGGCTCGCGATCATCAACGAATTCGGCGGCGACATGGGCAGCACCTATGGCGTGCCGGTCGAAGAGATCGTCGAAGGCATCCGCCACGGCGTGCGCAAGGTGAACATCGACACCGATCTGCGCATGGCCTCGACCGGTGCGATCCGTCGCCATCTCGCGAAGGACGGCAAGAACTTCGATCCGCGCAAGTACTTGCTGGAAGCCAAGAACGCCATGAAGGCGATCTGCAAGGCGCGCTTCGAGGCGTTCGGATCGGCCGGCCAGGCGCAAAAGATCCGTGCGTTGTCGCTCGACAGCATGGCTGCGCGCTACAAGTCCGGCGAGCTGGCGCAGAAGATCGCCTGA